Below is a genomic region from Leptospira bourretii.
CAAAAAGACGAAGAGAATGCACTTGTAAAAGAGCTTGTTCGCTTCTATGTCACAGAAATTGCCGACAACTATAGCCCTACCGTCCGAGAATCTGTCCTTCGCTTTGTAGCACCCATTCGGCTTTTTTCTGGTGGGTTTCTCAAAGGTTCGATGATCCCTCATGTGGGCGGAAAAACAGAAGTAGTGAAGGCATTATCTTCTAAATACAATTTATTGTATGCTCCCACTCATAGATCTCACTTAGATTCTGTAGAAGTTGCTTATTCATTATTTCATTTGGGACTACCTGTTCCTCGTTATGCGGCCGGTATCAATTTAATGTCGAATCCATTTTGGGAATGGATGTTAAAATCACTTGGTGCCTATGCGGTCGATCGTGAACGAACACGCAACAGTTTGTATTTGGAATGTTTAACTTTATATTCACAAGTAATGTTAGAACAAGGAATTCCTTCCCTTGTTTATCCAGAAGGCACTCGTTCGAGGACCGGAGGAATTGTTCCAGTCAAAACGGGACTACTCACAACTGCGGTGAATGCATTCCGAAGTTCAGGAACAGAGATTGTGATTGTACCCATTTCTGTTTCTTACGAAACCGTTCCGGAAGATAACCAGTTCTGCAATATGCCAGAAGAGTTAGGAATGGCAGGTTTTCTTGCAAAACGTTCCAATGTGTATGTAGAGTTTTGTGATCCAATTCCTATCTCGGAATATGCGCACACGGAAGATCCAACTTTGGAACTCAGTTACCGGATCACCAAAGGTTGGAAACAATATCATAAAATTTTGCCAAATCAGATTGTTGCAAAAATTTTAGTTGAAAATGATTTCTCTGTCGAAGTTTCGCAGAGTACGATGTTAGTTGAAGATTTTATTTCCCGTCATAATGGAAACTTTCTCATCAAAGATCCTGAAGAAGTTTGGGAAAAAGGAAAAAAGATTTTAGAAAAAAGGAAGATGATCGAAGAATCCAACCGAGTGGTTCATTCCAAAAATGATGCATTACTTTTGTATTACGCGAATATGATTCCTGAAGACGAAGATAAAAAATACTAATCAGTTCTAAAAAACAAAGAATAAAGGTAAGAAAGTTTTTTTCTTATCTTTATCCGTTCTGAATGGGGAGTTTTCCCCGTTTGCGGATATAAACTGTTTTTTCCAGTTTTGCGATCACTTCACCTTCTTCGTTTTTGACATCCGTCGTAAAAAGATAATCCCCTTTTTTCTTCACTTCGATTTCGTCTTTGATCTTTTGGATCTCTGTTTCTGGGATTCGAAATTCGGCAATCACCTTCCCCATTCCCGGTTTGACAAAGATCATATTACCAGCTTTGTCCCAAACAATATAATCGGAACCCAATCTTTCCAAAAGAATTAACATAAAAAATGGATCGCACATGGAATATAAGGATCCACCAAAATGAACTCCCACATAATTCTTGTTATAGAATCTTAATTTCATTTCCGAACGAAAATACGAAAAATCGGGAGCTATTTCTTTGATTCGGATTCCTGCTCCCACATACGGTGGATAAAAGTTATATAACCAAATTTTGAATCTTTTTTTCCAAGATCTAAAGTTCTTCAAAGATTTGGTTCCTTTCTCTTTTGTTTCGAATTGATCAAATACACGGCAAGGATTGCCAAACATCCACCAATGATCACTGGAATTTGGACTACTTCATTCAAAATCAAAAAACTACTCAAATAGGCAGAGAGAGGGACAATGAAGATAAAACTACTCGCAATTTCTGATCCAAGCCTTGTCGCTGCATAAAAATAAACAGTAGTTCCAAAGGTAGTTGAGATCACTGTTAAGTAAAAGATAGAAGCCCAGAAGGAAAAACCCATATCCCAAACTTTCCAAAAACTGGGATCGTTAAAACAAAATAGAAATTCAATGATAGAACCCACTGCATAAACATAAAAACTATATGTTACGGGCGACATCGACTTACCAGTCTTTTGGCTATTGAGAGAAAGAATTGCCCAAACAAAAGAACATAACAAAAAGAATAAGTTACCAGATAACAATAAATAATCGATACTAATCTTCCATACTTGTAAAATCACAAGCCCACCGATAAATCCAAAAAACAATCCTATCACTTGGCGTTTGGAAATTCGTTTTTTTTGTACAAGCACTACTATAAAAAAAGTAACGATGGGATTGAGCGTAGTGACAAGGACTCCTCCTGCTCCCGGAAGCCCATTCTTTAAACCCATAAAGAAGAATTGATTATAGAAAGTATAAATGATTCCACCTATGAGAACATTCCAATAATCCTTTCCCGTTTTGAGTAAAAAAGGAATCCTCATCACAAGAAGCAGTGGAATCACGGAAAGAAAAGTAGCTAAAAATCGCCAGAAAACTAAGACAGAAACGGGAACAGTCCCAGCGATCATTTTTCCAATGGGCCAAGAAATCCCCCAAGAGACCATTGCAAGTATCAGTAAGAGTAAAAATTTTAGGTTCAAATATAGTTTCCTTTCAACAAAAAGTTGAGAACGTATGTGGTGCCAAAGGAAATAGGAATTCCAATTCCCAACATAAGGCTTGCTAAATGGGGAGAAATGTTTTTTTCAATTGTGATGACTGTGGAAGTGACCATAGGAGCCATTGCCGATTCCAAAACAATGGTTTGAAAAAGTAAGGAATCTTCTTTCAACGGAGAATACATCCAATAGACAAAGATGGGTGCGAGGACGAGTTTAAACCCTAGACCCAAAGCCAAAACCTTTCCATGACCTGCGATGGTTCTCATGTCCAACATATACCCGACAGAAACCAAAGCAAGCGGGGTAAGAGTATCACCCAAACGGAGTAGGACTAGTTTGAATGCTTCTGGATACGGAAATTGCCTAGTGACAATGGCAACAAACAGAGCGTAGATGGGAGCAAATCCCAACACTCGTTTTACAAGAGTGGAAAAGTCCCATTTCCCATCCATAGCAATAGATGCCAAAATGATTCCTGGAAAACTTAAAACCATAAAAGTTCCAAGTTGGTCTGCCAAAATTCCATAACCAAGGGAAGTTTTGCCTAAATAAGTTTCGAGTAAGGGGAATCCAACAAAGGATGTGTTCCCAAGACCTGCAGTTAACACCAAACAGACGGCTGTATGAAATTTTAAAAATTTTAGTTTGTACAATCCAAGAAAGAATACAATTGCAGTCCCAAAAACCACCCAAGGCATAGACGAAGGCAAAAGAGAAGTCGCATCTACTTTTAACTCATGGACATGATACAAAACAAGGGAGGGCAAAGAAACAAAGAGAATAAACCCATTTAACACCTTGGGAGTGGTTTCAGGAAATTGAGGTAATCTTCGGAAAAACAAGCCCAACCCAAAACAAATCCCCAAAAGTAAAAAATTTTCCATACTAATTAAAAAGAAAGAAAGGTCTCAATTGCTTTCGAATCAAAGAAAACACCTTCTTTTTGTCTAGGGGCTTCGAGTCCATCCCGCACCATCTCTGCATACCCATTGGCAAAATATAAATACTTAGTAGGTAACTTATTTGTCATGTCGTAGGCTGCTTGTTCTAAAAACTCAGCCAGTAAGAAAACTTGATAGGTTACATCGGCAATATAAACACGATTCATATCCTTCCAATCTTTGGATTCATTTTTAATGCAGTGTTCCAGTTCCTTTCGTTTGGTTTGAAAAACTTCGAATGCGTTCTTTAATTCCTGATGGTTCTCAACAGACTTTGTTAGTTCATCCAACAAAGATTGGAATGCAGTATATACCTTTGGTTTTTGTAAAGCATGCAAACAATGATCGGTAATGATGAGATGGGTTCCTTCCCAAGTTTCATTGATGATGGAATCGTTATGTAGACGAGGGAGAGGAGAAAAGTCACCAATGATTCCGTTACCACCTAAAGTAAGGATTGCTTTTTGAGTGATATAACTTGCTTGGGAAGAAGATTTATATTTCATGAGTGGAACGGTAATCTCTGCCGCATCATGATCTTTTTCAGATAAATTAGCCGAACGAAAGTTCACAAAACAATTTCCTGTTTGTAAAATTTGCATTTCCGCTAAGGTCTTTGTAAAAGAAGGAAATTCTAAAATCTTTTTCCCGTATGCTGTCCTAAACTTTGCATACTCAGATGCTTCCATCACAGACCTTCTTGCATTCCCACTGGAACCAAGTCCCACATGCAATCGAGAGGTTTTGATGATATAACGGATGAGATTCACAAGTCCATGACCAGGACGACCAAACTCTTCTGCTTCTACTTTGTCATAAATAATTTCTACAGTGAGTTTTCCGCGTGATCCAATGATATCTTTTTTACGCAAAATATGGTGTCCATTGAGTTCCCCATTTTCTTTGATCCTGGGAACAAGGAACATACCAACGGTATTCGTTCCTTCTATCTTTGCCGTTGTGACCCAAAGATCTCCCGGGTTAGAACAAAACCATTTTTCACCAGTTAACTCCCATTTGCCGTTTGGAAGTTTTTTTGCAATGGTTCGATTGGCAGAGACATTACTCCCGCCCACTCTTTCTGTTACATATTGTCCGGCCATAAAATGAGAAGAACTTCCTTTTCCTGCAACAAGAGGGAGGTATTTTTTCTTTTGTTCTTCTGTTCCAATTTTTTTGAGTGCAAGGATGATTCCATCGGTCATTGCCAAAGGACAGGCAACACCACCTTCTCCATTCATATTCATTAAATAAGTGAGCGCATAACGATGAATATGTGTGAAATCAAATTTCCACTCAGGATGAAAATCTAAATTCACCACACCGTGATCATAAGAAATCTTTCGTGCTAATTTTTGTTCTTCAGAATATTTGATAAAATCGATTCGTTTTCCGGTCCTGTCAAACTTAACGACCTCACCATACTTTCCTTCTTTGTGGCATTCTTCCGTGAGTTCATCCAAAATCCCACCGACGAGTTCTCCATATTTCCGGATATGTTCTTCCATTGCTTTTTTGTGATCCGGTGCAAAAGATTCAGCATAACGGTGAACCACTCGTTGTAAGGCGGGATCAATGTCGTAAAAGTTTTTACCTCGAACTCCCTTGTATTCGGAAATATCGAACGGTTGTAAAGAAGGATGTTCTGAAATATGGTGGCTCATTCTTCCAGTTCAAAAAAAGGAATAGGATTCACTAGCAAAAAAGTCGCCCCGGTTTGAAATTGGTTCTAGAGTCGATTCTGTATGGTCCAAAGAGTAGAAGCGAAAAAATCCAAACAAATTCTGCAGGATGTGATCTTCGAACTCCAGAACATTTCTGAGTCCATGTTGTGGTTTTTGTCGTACGACCGGCTTTCTGAACTTTTAGAAATCAGAAAGGAAGAATGCCTTCGCAAAGTTTATCAATTCAAAGCGGCAAAACCGCAAATGACACTATCTGGGGGATTCCATGAAGTGGATGGAGACCTCCTCATTGATTTTCTCGCCTGGAGTTTGGAATTAGACGAAGTCGCAGAAGAGTTCCTGAGAGGTGGAATTTTTTTTAGCGAACGCCCGTTATATGAACTTCGCGAATCCTATAAAACCCTTGTCCAAAAAACAATCGCCAATCATAAATTAGATAGGGAACTTCTATTACTTCTGACAGCGGCCACCGTTGATTATGATGATGCCGTTGATTCTTATCTCATGGATAAATTCGAAATTGATTTTTTTGTGAGACGTTCCATCCATCAATTTTTAGAAAAATTCGAAATCCATCCAGAGTTCGGAGCGGAAGAATTTTTATATGAATATTTAAAAAGCCTGATCCCCACAAAGATACTCAACTTCCGCGACATCACTCGTGAGTTTAGAGATAGAACCTATTACGAGTTATATGGTAGATTTCGAGAAACCAAAAAGAAAAAAAAGAAAATCGTAAAAACAGTTTCTGATGAAGTCAAAGACTTACTTGCTTTTTTTGATTTAGAACCGGGTGCGGGTATCAGCGACGTTAAAAAGAAATTCAAAGAACTTTTAAAAAAATACCATCCCGATATCAATAAAAAAGGGGAAGAGATGACCAAACGAATTATCTTAAAATACAATCGTTTGGTAGAGCTTTTAGGATCTTAATTGAACCCGTTTATCGTCTTCTTTCCTTAATTGATTCACTCCACCTTTATTTCAACTGAATCTGAAAATGATATTTCACACGTATCTCATCTTTAGCTTTCATAAAAAGAAGGGATGGATTTTCTAATTCGAATTCCGAAAACTTAACCATAACAGATCCATCAATCTGAATGGATGTGTTGTTTTCCTGTTTTACCATTGCATCAGTGGAAAAATCTTTAGTATTTCCATGAATGGTTAATTTGCCTTTGATAGTGTAGATTTGATCTTTTCCAGGTTGGACCGATTCGATTTTTACCAAAATGTTTGTTGAATCTGGATATCCCAAAATTTCCTGAATATGAGAGTCTCTATTTGTATCTCCAGAAGAAATTTTCAAAAGTGGAATTTTGATTTCAAAAGGAGATTTTAAAATGTAATGATTTCCCGAAACTTGGATGTTTGGTGTATCCATCTGGATTTCATTGCAAACACCCGTTACGTTCTTTGTCGTATGTTCTACAAAGAACTCAATATTCTTATTTGTGACTTCCGCCGCAAAAAGATTTGTCTTTAAAAACAAAACCAACAATGAAACAATTATTTTTTTCATAAAATCGAACCTATCCTTAAATTTAAAAATGAAATGATGACGCAGACAATTGATATGACAACACTATATCTTCATTTCGAAAAAGGATTATACCGAATCCTATTGTAAATAAATAATCCGACCATCCCATTTGTAAAACAGCGGATATAAAGTTGTGACCACTGGCGAAAGTATCGCCAAACTGATCCATAAATACCGCTCCCAAAACTTAGAAACCTTCCAAAACTCTATGGAATACAAAATCAAAACAGGAGTGGAAAGAATTGCAAACACTCGATTTGTATCATATGTTAACATAGAAATGATATAACAACTGATAAAGGTGGAAATTGAAATTGGTCTTTTATACATTAAGTATAAAATAAGCGGCCACAATCCATGAAAAAGGCCAAGTGTACCCAAAATTGGCTCTGAAACATTCATACGAATGAATTCTTTTCCGATCATATTGGAAAAAACAGAAACCCGAGTTTGATTCCAACTCAACTCCGTATTGAAAAAAAGATACACTAGTAAAAAAATATATAAAAACCCTGACAAAACAAGGGAGGCAGAAATTATTTTCCATCGGGAACGATCATCCAAAAACAAAACGAAACTAACGAACCAAGTCAAAACGATAAACTGAAAACAATGATTTGAAAATCCTAAAAACAAAATGAAAGTTAAAATGACCCATTTCCATTTTGAAGAAATTTCACTGATGAGTGTAATGATATAAATACAAATTAGTAAAAAAGTAATCGGATCTGAAAATCCAATCCAAGTTTTAAAAATTAAGTACAGTGGACTAGAGGCAATGAGTATGGCCAAACCAAATCCAAAAGTCCAATGGTATCGAAAAGAAACAAAACAAACAATGAACATACCAGAAAGAACATTAATAAAATCCAAAATGGAAACAATATCCTCGGGCATCACCACAAGGCCAGTGGCCCAAAGAAACCAAGGAGTAAAAAATTGATCCCAGGGGGTGGCCGAACTAATCGGGTTTAAACTCAAAGGATAAAATCCTGAGTTAAAAACCTTAGCTTCAAAAGAAGAAAAAAACAATTTCCCAGGTAACCACTTAAAAATAAAAAAAGAAAGTAAAACGGTAAAAAAGGCAAAAACTTTCGATTTAAATTTTGAATTAGTTAACTTCATTTAGGTGAAGAAATAGGAATCGAACCTTTCCAGGTAGAAACACCACTTCCTTCTATAGGATAGGGTTTACCTAAATATTTGGGTGGAGTATCCCATTGGATGTCCCACCATGCAAGAACTCTTGCAGAAAACTCTCTAAACGAATAATAGGTTTCTTTTTTATAAGTTCTTAGATTGCATTCATAACCGTATAACTCAAGTTCTAACTCTTTTCCTAAATAAATGGCTCTTGGCAAAAAGAAAGATTGGCTGACAAAGATGGCTTTTTTCACAAGAAAAACTTCTTTCGCACGAATGAGAGTATCAAGTGTTCGAAAACCAGCATGATCCACAAAAATATCCTCTGGTTTTACTTTATGGTTCAACATAAATTCTAACATAGGCCGAAGTTCGTTGTAATCTGATTTACCATTGTCTCCAGAAAGTAAGATTTTTTTCACGCGGCCAGTGTTATACAAATCCAAACCGCAAGCCAAACGATCCATGAGAATCGGCGAGGGAGTTTTTCCATAAACAGCGGCGCCGGGAACAATCGCCACTTCCGCTTCAGGGATTTCCATTGGCAAATCAGAATGAACAGAAGTTTGGTATACGTACCAAAACCTGAGATTGGTTGCCAATGCGACAAAACTCAAGAATCCAAAAACAAGAATCATTCCAAGAAATAGGGATTTCCACTTGACCCTTGAGAGGAATCGGAGCGTCTTATTTATGTAGGCCAAACGGTTCGTCATGAAGAAAAAAATTAAAGAGATTACGTCTGTTTTTTCACAGGACAATCCGAAAATCAAGAAACAGATTGATAAGGTGAAAGAAAAAGGTCACCAACGGATGACCATTCTTGTCATTCCTCATGGATATGATAGTTCTTTCCACTTCCAAATTTCACATTTTACCATTCTATTTTTTTTGGCCTTAACGGTAGGTCTACTTAGTCTTGCTATCTTTGGAATTGTTGGTTCGAGTACGACCCAAAGCCAAATCAAACAACTCTCCAAAATTTACGGAACTTATTTTGATACATACATCACTCATGCCAATCAATTGGAAGAAATGAAAGAAGAGTATTCGAGACTAAATGAAAGTATGTTAGAACTCTTCACTCTCATTGATGGACAAGATGATGAACTTTTAAAAATTCCCGCAGAAGACTTCATCGAAACTGTTGCTGTCGAATCTCTCCAAAAAGAAGAAAAAGAAGACAAACAACTGGATGTGGGTCGTAAGTACTTAAGTGAAATTTATGAACTACGCCAATTAAAACACCGAATGGACAATTACCAACGTTTGGTGGAAGCAAACTACCAATTTTTATACCAGCGTTCTGACATTTTATCTAGGTCACCTCTTTTTAATCCCATGTATTCTTACAACTTAACTTCTCCTTTTGGAATGAGAAAATCACCTACCACTGGTTATTGGGAATATCATGATGGTTTGGACATGGCAAATGCAACAGGCACTCCTATTTATGCTTCCGCACCAGGACGAGTGGTTAGAGTTACTTATTCCAACGTAGGATATGGACACCATGTCATCATCCAACATGACTTCGGCTTTAGCACGTTATATGGACACTGCTCAAGAATCTATGTCAGAACAGGACAAGAAGTCAAAGCTGGCGAACAAATTGCCGAAGTGGGTGCAACAGGGAATGTAACCGGGCCCCATTTACATTACGAAATATTTATTTCCGAAGAAGGAAAAACTGATCCAGAGCAATACATGCAAGCCGGAGTTTACTGATTGCCTAAGAAAGAAAATCCTGCCAAACGAATTGCAGAACTTCGCAAAGAGATCCAAAAACATAACGATCTCTACTATAAAAAAAACACACCTAAAATTTCAGACAAAGAATTTGATCTTTTAGTCAAAGAACTACAATCTTTAGAGAAAGCTAACCCGAATTTGGTGGTAGAATCCTCCCCCACCTTACAAGTTGGATCAGACCTTTCTCCGCAATTTAGCAAATTCAAACACAAAGTTCCCGTTTTATCATTAGAAAACACATACAATGAAACAGAACTCTCTGAATGGTTGGAAAAAACTGGAATCGATGAGTTTTATTCTCTAGAATGGAAAATTGATGGCGCTTCCATCTTGTTATACTATGAAAACGGGAGTCTCGCACATTGTGTGACAAGGGGATCTGGCGGGATCGGAGACATTGTCACTGAAAATGTCAAAACCATCGAATCCATTCCACAAACACTTTCTGAACCCTTGAACCTATCGGTTCGGGGAGAAATCTTTATGACTTTCGCTGACTTTGAAGAATTCAACGAAGAATATGGTGGAAAGTTTGCCAATCCAAGGAACTTGGCTGCGGGTTCTATCAAACAAAAAGACCCGCAAGACGTCGCCAAACGTCCGTTACGAATCTACGTATATGATGTGTATTTTTCTTCTTCTAGAAAAGGAACTAACAAACATAAAGATATTGTTGCATTATTAAAAAAAGAAAAGTTTCCTCTTGCTCCCGATTCCACCATCATCCAAGGAAAAACCCTTCTCAAAGAGATTGAATCCTTTCGCAAAAAAAAAGACAAAATGCCATTCCCTGTGGATGGACTTGTGATCAAACTGGATGACCTAAACCTTCGTGAAAGTTTAGGAGAAACAAGCCAGTCACCTCGTTGGGCTCGTGCCTTTAAGTTTGATGCATTACTCAAAGAAACCACTATTGAAGAGATTGACTTTGCGATTGGACGAACAGGTAAAATCACACCTAGGGCAAAGGTGACTCCAATTTCTCTTGCCGGAACCACAGTCACTTACGCCACCTTACACAACCAAGACTATATTGACCAACTGGGTGCAGGGATTGGAGCAAAAGTATTAATCTCCAAACGCGGAGAAATCATACCCGCTGTTGAGAAAGTAACAGTACCACCCAAATCTGTTTTCGTATTACCCAAAGAATGCCCTGCTTGTAAAACTAAACTAACAAAAGTAGACGACTCTGTAGATTTTTTTTGCACCAACCGTAATTGTCCTGAACGTAAACTAAACCAACTCATATTCTTTTGTTCCAAAAAACAAATGAACATCGAAGGACTTGGTGAAAGACAAATTCAAATTTTCTTTGAAAAAGGTTGGGTCAAAGACATTCCAGATTTATACACATTAAACAAACACAAAAACACCATACTAGAGTTAGATGGTTTCGGAGAAAAATCAGTCAAAATCATTTTTGATGCGATTCAAAAATCCAAAGAAAAAGATTTTCGTTTCACTTTACCTTCGATTGGACTGAACGAAGTGGGACCCAAAGTCACAGAAATTCTCATTGAACATGGATTTGACTCTTGGGAAAAACTAGTCACACTAGCCAAATCCAAAAATGCCGAAGAAGAATTAACCTCCATCCACGGCATCGGCCCAAGAACGATTGATGCCTTACTAACTCACTTAAAAGATAAAGAAACACTAAAACTCGTTAGTACTCTTATCAAACTCGGCCTTAAATTCCAAGCAGACGAAACAGAAAAAAGCGACATACAACCGTTTGTTGGCCAAAGTTGGTGTGTAACAGGAAGTTTCGAAAACTTCCAACCTCGCGACGTCGCGATGGATCTCATCACCAAACATGGTGGCAAAAAAGTTTCAGGTGTCTCTTCCAAAACCACTCATCTACTTTATGGCCCCGGTGCTGGTTCGAAACTCGAAAAAGCAACTGAACTCGGTGTGACTTTGGTATCAGAACCAGAGTTTTTAATGTTATTAAAAAAAGAAGGGATACCGTTACCGTAAAACAATTTATACGCTACCACAACTTCCTTAATTTTGTTTTTGATGGTTGTCCTGGGCACCTCGAATCCGTTAGTCGATTAGCATTCAATTCTGTAACGACCGCGCTATACGCTCCAATCTTTCCAATCGGTTAGTTGATTAAAATAAGTCAGTTTATGGAAAGGATTTCCGCTGCTATCGCTGGCGCGGGGGATTGGCTGGAGGATTCTCAAAAAAAGACTTGAAACAACTTAATTAAAACTCTTTCATTAAGACATACTCAATTGTTGGAATATGACTATGAAAGTTTTGCTAGACATCAAAGATAATAAAGCTCAGTCGCTAATGGAAGTATTGAAAGGACTTTCTTATGTTAAAACAAAGACTATCACAGATTCGAATGCGGAATTTCTAGAAAATGCGAGAACAGCTGTAGATGAAATGAATCAAGTGAAGGCTAAAAAAATAAAACCGAAGGTTGCTAGAGATTTTCTAAGTGGAATATAATGTTTTTACACTACCTAGCTTTGAACGACAAACTAAACGTCTTATAAAAAAATATCCTTCTTTAAGGCAGGAATTACTCACTCTTGTTGATTCATTAAGACTTAATCCGTTTCAAGGAACTTCACTTAACAACAACTGTCATAAGATACGGATTCCAATTGCTTCAAAAGGAAAAGGAAAATCTGGCGGAGGAAGGGTCATTACACACACAGTGATTAAGGATCGTTCGATCTATTTAATCTTGATTTACGATAAATCCGAAATCAATTCCATCTCAGACAAAGAAATAAACGATATACTTAAAGGAATTTCTTAACACACCCTTCCCACCCATCCGATTCCCAAAAGGATGGTTTCTCTTCTCCTTTGTATTTCCCTCCTCCTCAACACCTACTCCCTGCTAAATTCTAGATTCCTACTCTTAGAAATTGCCTTCCTCAAATCCCAGCTCATCGCATACAAAAGAAAAAGGAAAATCTTCCACACAAAACCAAACGAAAGAATGATTTTGGTTCTGATCTCCTATCTTCTCCCCAACTGGGAATCTTCGTTAATGATTGTTTCTCCAAACACTTTACTCAAATGGAGAGAAAAGAAATTCCAACTTTTCTGGACACTTCTCTCTCGAAGGAAAATACCAGGTAGACCAAACATCCCTTGGGATCTTATCAAACTCATTCGAAGAATTGCCAAAGAAAACAGAATTTGGGGAGCCACCAAACTTCACGGGATTTTAATCAAATTAGGACTAGTTGTATCAGAAAGAACTGTTTCTCGTTATATTCCCAAAAGACCAACGGATCCTAGAAAAAGACTTTCTTGGAACCAGTTCTACAGCCTGCATTCCTGTTCTCTCATAGTATCTGATTTGTTTAGTGTCATCTCGTATCATTTAAGAGAGATCTACAAAGTGATCTTCTTTCTAGACATACAAACAAGACAAATCCTTCACTTTGACATTCATACTAAACCAACAACAAGTTGGGTGAGACGAGTCATCAAATTTGCTTTTAGAAAAAAAGGATTGGAGAAAACATCTTATCTGATTACAGATAACGATACTTTATTTGGAAAACGATTCACTCGGTATTTGGAGAGGCTT
It encodes:
- a CDS encoding M23 family metallopeptidase yields the protein MKKKIKEITSVFSQDNPKIKKQIDKVKEKGHQRMTILVIPHGYDSSFHFQISHFTILFFLALTVGLLSLAIFGIVGSSTTQSQIKQLSKIYGTYFDTYITHANQLEEMKEEYSRLNESMLELFTLIDGQDDELLKIPAEDFIETVAVESLQKEEKEDKQLDVGRKYLSEIYELRQLKHRMDNYQRLVEANYQFLYQRSDILSRSPLFNPMYSYNLTSPFGMRKSPTTGYWEYHDGLDMANATGTPIYASAPGRVVRVTYSNVGYGHHVIIQHDFGFSTLYGHCSRIYVRTGQEVKAGEQIAEVGATGNVTGPHLHYEIFISEEGKTDPEQYMQAGVY
- a CDS encoding YceI family protein, translating into MKKIIVSLLVLFLKTNLFAAEVTNKNIEFFVEHTTKNVTGVCNEIQMDTPNIQVSGNHYILKSPFEIKIPLLKISSGDTNRDSHIQEILGYPDSTNILVKIESVQPGKDQIYTIKGKLTIHGNTKDFSTDAMVKQENNTSIQIDGSVMVKFSEFELENPSLLFMKAKDEIRVKYHFQIQLK
- a CDS encoding SanA/YdcF family protein, with the translated sequence MILVFGFLSFVALATNLRFWYVYQTSVHSDLPMEIPEAEVAIVPGAAVYGKTPSPILMDRLACGLDLYNTGRVKKILLSGDNGKSDYNELRPMLEFMLNHKVKPEDIFVDHAGFRTLDTLIRAKEVFLVKKAIFVSQSFFLPRAIYLGKELELELYGYECNLRTYKKETYYSFREFSARVLAWWDIQWDTPPKYLGKPYPIEGSGVSTWKGSIPISSPK
- a CDS encoding DMT family transporter produces the protein MNLKFLLLLILAMVSWGISWPIGKMIAGTVPVSVLVFWRFLATFLSVIPLLLVMRIPFLLKTGKDYWNVLIGGIIYTFYNQFFFMGLKNGLPGAGGVLVTTLNPIVTFFIVVLVQKKRISKRQVIGLFFGFIGGLVILQVWKISIDYLLLSGNLFFLLCSFVWAILSLNSQKTGKSMSPVTYSFYVYAVGSIIEFLFCFNDPSFWKVWDMGFSFWASIFYLTVISTTFGTTVYFYAATRLGSEIASSFIFIVPLSAYLSSFLILNEVVQIPVIIGGCLAILAVYLINSKQKRKEPNL
- a CDS encoding acyl-CoA dehydrogenase family protein, which translates into the protein MSHHISEHPSLQPFDISEYKGVRGKNFYDIDPALQRVVHRYAESFAPDHKKAMEEHIRKYGELVGGILDELTEECHKEGKYGEVVKFDRTGKRIDFIKYSEEQKLARKISYDHGVVNLDFHPEWKFDFTHIHRYALTYLMNMNGEGGVACPLAMTDGIILALKKIGTEEQKKKYLPLVAGKGSSSHFMAGQYVTERVGGSNVSANRTIAKKLPNGKWELTGEKWFCSNPGDLWVTTAKIEGTNTVGMFLVPRIKENGELNGHHILRKKDIIGSRGKLTVEIIYDKVEAEEFGRPGHGLVNLIRYIIKTSRLHVGLGSSGNARRSVMEASEYAKFRTAYGKKILEFPSFTKTLAEMQILQTGNCFVNFRSANLSEKDHDAAEITVPLMKYKSSSQASYITQKAILTLGGNGIIGDFSPLPRLHNDSIINETWEGTHLIITDHCLHALQKPKVYTAFQSLLDELTKSVENHQELKNAFEVFQTKRKELEHCIKNESKDWKDMNRVYIADVTYQVFLLAEFLEQAAYDMTNKLPTKYLYFANGYAEMVRDGLEAPRQKEGVFFDSKAIETFLSF
- a CDS encoding DUF4442 domain-containing protein yields the protein MKNFRSWKKRFKIWLYNFYPPYVGAGIRIKEIAPDFSYFRSEMKLRFYNKNYVGVHFGGSLYSMCDPFFMLILLERLGSDYIVWDKAGNMIFVKPGMGKVIAEFRIPETEIQKIKDEIEVKKKGDYLFTTDVKNEEGEVIAKLEKTVYIRKRGKLPIQNG
- a CDS encoding AEC family transporter, with the translated sequence MFFRRLPQFPETTPKVLNGFILFVSLPSLVLYHVHELKVDATSLLPSSMPWVVFGTAIVFFLGLYKLKFLKFHTAVCLVLTAGLGNTSFVGFPLLETYLGKTSLGYGILADQLGTFMVLSFPGIILASIAMDGKWDFSTLVKRVLGFAPIYALFVAIVTRQFPYPEAFKLVLLRLGDTLTPLALVSVGYMLDMRTIAGHGKVLALGLGFKLVLAPIFVYWMYSPLKEDSLLFQTIVLESAMAPMVTSTVITIEKNISPHLASLMLGIGIPISFGTTYVLNFLLKGNYI
- a CDS encoding molecular chaperone DnaJ, with product MVQRVEAKKSKQILQDVIFELQNISESMLWFLSYDRLSELLEIRKEECLRKVYQFKAAKPQMTLSGGFHEVDGDLLIDFLAWSLELDEVAEEFLRGGIFFSERPLYELRESYKTLVQKTIANHKLDRELLLLLTAATVDYDDAVDSYLMDKFEIDFFVRRSIHQFLEKFEIHPEFGAEEFLYEYLKSLIPTKILNFRDITREFRDRTYYELYGRFRETKKKKKKIVKTVSDEVKDLLAFFDLEPGAGISDVKKKFKELLKKYHPDINKKGEEMTKRIILKYNRLVELLGS